In the Acidobacteriota bacterium genome, TCAGTCGATAGAACAAGTCTTCACGGAATTGCCCGTCCCACACCCGCTTGGTCAAGTCACGATTGCTCGCCGCAATCACCCGAATGTCAGCGGGCGCCTCGTCAGTGCCGCCGACCCGACGAAACCTTCGCTCCTGGAGCACGCGCAGCAACTTCACCTGCATCGGCGGCGTCATCTCACCGATCTCATCCAAGAACACGGTGCCGCCTTCGGCAACTTCGAACAGGCCCTTCTTGTCACGATCAGCACTGGTGAATGCCCCCCGTACATGGCCAAAGAGCTCGGATTCGAGCAGGGCCTCGGGCATGGCGCCGCAGTTGACCGCCACGAACGGCTTCCCACCGCGCAGCGACTGCGCATGAAGGGCGCGCGCCACCAGTTCCTTGCCGGTGCCCGACTCGCCCGAGATCAACACCGTGCTGTTGGTACGGCAGACCGTCTCGACCAGCCGGAACACCTCGAGCATCACCGGGCTGCGGCCGATGATGCCGGCGAACCCGAGCTCGGCGTTGGTCTTGCGCAGAACGGTCAGCTCGTGGCCCTGGCGGCGGCTCTTGAGCAAATGGCCGACCTGGAGCGTCACCAGATTCACGTCCTGGAACGGCTTTTCGAAGAGGTACTTGGCGCCGAGTTTCTCCGCCTCCTTCCATTCGGCCGAGTCCTGGGTCCAATGCGCGGTCATCATCACCACAACCACATCGGGCGCAAGATTGCGAATGGCCTGGAGCAACTGCACGCCATCGAGCCGGGGCATGCGGATGTCGGTGAGCACGACGTCGATAAACTCCTGCGCCAGCACCTCAAGCGCAGACACGCCGTCTCCCGCCAACAGGACGTCGTACCCAACCTTGGCGAACAGTTGGCGCGTCATCTCGCGCATCGACTGCTCGTCGTCCACGATCAGGATGCGCGGCTTGTCGGCCCCCTGATCCCTGATCCCCGATCCCTGATCCCTGATCCCCGATCCCTGATTCCTGGTCCCCGATCCCTGGCTCACAAAACCTGCCCTTCCAGCTGCGGCTGCGCCGTCCCGGCCGGCCGCGCCGCCGGGAACGTGACCCGGAAGGCGGTGCCGCCGCCGGGACGCGAGCGCACGACGATCTGCCCGCCGTAGTCGGTGACGATCCGGTGCACGATGGCGAGGCCGAGGCCGGTGCCCTTGCCGAACGACCCGCGGAAGGGCTGGAAGATCGCCTCGACGTCTTCGGGCGCAATGCCGACACCCTCGTCTTCCACCAGCAGCACCGACTGCCGGTGATCCCCGGCGGCTTCTTCAGCCGCGCTGAGCGTCAGCGCCCCGTGGCCGGGCATGGCGCGCAGGCCGTTGGTGGCCAGGTTCCAGATAATCTGGCGGACCTGGCCCTCGTCGGCGTCGATCAGCACCGGCTGGTCGGGCAAGCGGACGTCGATGGTATGCCGCTCCGCCACTTCGGTGCTGTTGCGCAGCAGCATGGCGGTTTCCTGCACCATCTGGCGAAGGTCGAGCCGCTGGACCTGGAACCGCTGCGGCCGGGCGTAGGCGAGGAACGACTTGATGGTCTGGTTCAACCGCTCCGACTCGCGCAAGACGATGTCCATCAACTGCGCCTGGTCGGTCGACAGCGGGAGCTCCTGTTTCAGCATCTGCATCGAGCCCGACATCGAGGCCAGCGGATTGCGAATCTCGTGGGCGATGCCGGCGGCCATTTCGCCGACGGCGGCCAGCCGCTGCTGCAGCCGGGCGCCGTGCTCGAAACGCTTGGCGTCGGTGACGTCCTGGAAGGTGTAGAGATAGCCGCGCGTGCCGTCGGGCAGCGGCAGCGCCGCGGCGCTCACGCCGAGGTCAATCACCTGGCCGTCGGTGCGGCGGAACTGGTAGTCGGTGCGCTTGCTGCGCACCCGCGACAGGTCCTGCGCGATCGTGGCGGCAAACGGCTCCGGCAGTTGCAGGACGGTGGCCGCCGGCTCGCCGAGCGGCAGGGCGCCGGTGCGGCCGGTGATCAGCATGGCCGAGCGGTTGAAGGTCAGCAGCCGGCCGCGGCTGTCGGCGGTCGCCAGCCCGCTCACCAGGTTATCGAGCACGTACTGGTTGAACGCCTGCAGGTCGGCAATTTCCTCAGTCGCCTGCTCGAGCCGGGCTTCGCCCTTCCGCGCCCGTTCGGCCAGCGACCCGCTCAGCACCGCCACGGCGAAGAAGCCGAAGCAGTTGAGCGCCACCGTATACTGCGCGACGTTGACCGGCGGCAGGGTGGTCACCGGCAGCGTGAACGGCACGTCGAGACTGTTGGCGGTGTAGAGATACTGCATCAGCACCAGCCCGAAGAACAGGATGCTGCTGAGGGTCGCCAACTGCAGCCCGCCGCGGCGAAACTGCACCGACGCCGCCGCCACGATCGGCAGCATGTAGAGGATGGTGAACAGGCTCTCGACCCCGCCGCTCAGCATGATCGCAGCCGAGATGATCACCGCGTCGATGGCGAAGTGCACGTCGGTGAGCCACGGCCAGCGGTCGACGAACCGCAACGAGCCGATGAAGCCGAGGCTCACCGCGTAGGTGAGGCCGATCAGGAAGAAGAACGGGTTGATCGCCCAGGCGCCTGGGGTGCGCAGTTGCACCACCAGGGCCAATCCGAGCAGCACGGTCGCCACCACCAGGCGGACGGCAATGTGGGCCGCCAGCCGCTGCCGGAGGGTCCGCTCCTTCATCGACCTAGGTCAGCTGGCTGATCAGGTCGAAGATCGGCATGTACATCGCGATCACGATGCCGCCGACCGCGCCGCCGAGCAGCGCAATCATCAACGGCTCGAGCAGCGTCAGCAGGCCCTCGACCGCGACGTCGACTTCCTCCTCGTAGAAGTCGGCGATCTTGCCGAGCATGGTGTCGAGCGCACCGGTCGCCTCGCCGACGCTGATCATCTGGCACACCATGCCGGGAAACACGCCCGTCTCCTTGAGCGGCGCCGAGATCGTTTCGCCGCGCTCGATGCTCTTGCGGGTCACCTGGATGGCGTCTTCGATAATGGCGTTGCCCGAGGTGCGGGCGGTGATGTCGAGGCCGTCCAGGATCGGCACGCCCGACGCCATCAGCGTCGACAGCGTCCGGCAGAACCGGGCGACCGCGATCTTGCGCAGGATCGGGCCGAGAATCGGCAGCTTGAGCGAAATCTGGTCGATCACCCGCCGCCCCTTCGGAGTCGCGTAGTAGGTGCGGAAGCCCCAGCCGCCGGCGAAGAACGTCACGAACAGCACCGGCATGAACCGGATCAGGTTTTCGCTGAGGGCAATGACGATGCGGGTCGGCAGCGGCAGGGTCGCGCCGAGGCCGGCAAACAGCGTCGCGAAGGTCGGGATCACCTTCCACAGAATGACGCCAATCACCACGCCGGCAATCACGATCACGGCGATCGGGTAGATCATCGCCGACTGCACCTGGCCCTTGAGCTTGACCGCCTTCTCAATGTAGACCGCAAGGCGCTTCAGGATGGTGTCGAGAATACCGCCCGCTTCGCCGGCGGCAATCATGTTGCAGAACAGCGCGTCGAACACCCGCGGATGCCGCTTCATGGCCTCGGCCAGCGACATGCCGCCTTCGACGTCGGAGCGGGTGGCCAGGATCACCTGCGAGAAATAGGCGTGCTCTTCCTGGTTGCCGAGAATGTCGAGACACTGCACCAGCGGCAGGCCGGCGTCGATCATCACCGAGAACTGGCGCGTGAACACGGCCAGGTTCTTGGCCGGCACGCTGCGCGCCTTCAGGGTCTTGACCACCTTGGCCTGGGCCTTGGCCTGGGCCGGCTGGATGCGGGTGACCTGGATCTGCTCCCGGCGCAGCGCCGACACCACGGCGTCCATGGTGTCGCCCACGCGTTCGCCCGACACGGCCTCGCCGCTCCGGTTGCGTCCTGAGAATGCAAAAGTCGCCATGTTCAATCTCCGCGGGAAGGCACAGAGATTCTACTTCCCTTACGACCCCGGCCGCACCGGCGGCCGCGGACCGGCGCCCGGCCCCCCCGGGCGCCCCATGCCGGCCCCGGCCACGACGCCGGCCCCGCGGTTGATCATCTCCTGCAGTTCTTCGCGGTTGGACGAGGCGTTGATCGCCGTATCCAGGGTGATGATGCGGCGGAAATACAACGTGGCCAGCGACTGGTTCATGGTCTGCATGCCCAGTTTTTCCTGGCCGGTCTGCATCGCCGAGTAAATCTGGTGGACCTTGTCCTCGCGAATCAGGTTGCGGATGCCCGGAGTCGGCACCAGGATCTCGAGCGACACCGCCCGGCCCTTGCCGTCGGCCCTCGGCAGCAGCGCCTGGCAGACGATGCCCTCGACCACCAGCGACAGCTGGGTGCGAATCTGCGACTGCTGGTGCGAGGGGAACACGTCGATGATGCGGTTGATGGTCGAGGCCGCCGAATTGGTGTGCAGCGTGCCGAACGTGAGGTGGCCGGTCTCGGCGATACGCAGCGCCGATTCGACAGTTTCCAGGTCGCGCATTTCGCCGATCAGCACGACGTCGGGGTCCTCGCGCAGGGCGGCGCGCAGCGCGTTGGTGAAGCTCTGGGTATCGCTGTGCAGTTCGCGCTGGTTGATCAGGCAGTTCTTGTGCTGGTGCAGGTACTCGATCGGATCTTCGACGGTCAGGATGTGGCCGTGCCGCTCGTTGTTGATCTTGTCGATCATCGCGGCCAGCGTGGTCGACTTGCCGCTGCCGGTCGGCCCGGTCACGAGCACCAGGCCGCGCGGACGTTCGGCCATTTTGGCCAGCACCGCCGGCAGGCCCAGCTCCTCGAAGGTCCGGATCTTCTCGGGGATCTGCCGATAGACCGCGCCCACGGCGCCCTTCTGGTTGAACATGTTGCAGCGGAAACGGGCCACGCCGCGAATGCCGAACGAGAAGTCGAGCTCGAGCATCTCCTCGAAGCGCTTCTTCTGCGCGTCGGTCAGCACCGCATAGGCCAGCGCTTTGGTGTCGGACGCCGTCAGCTCCGGATGATCGAGCTTCTGCAGTTCGCCGTGCACCCGGACCTGGGGCGGCGAGCCGATCGACAGGTGCAGGTCCGAGCCGGAAATCTCAACGGTCTTCTTCAACAAGTCAGGGAGGGTAGCCATAAGTTATTTCACCGTCTCTCGTAACACTTCTTCCATGGTCGTCACACCGTCTTTGATCTTGCGCAGGCCGCTGCCACGCAGCGTGATCATGCCTTCTTCAATGGCCTTGCGGCGAATTTCGAGCGACGAGGCGCCAACCAGGATCAACTCGCGAAGTTCGTCGGTAATCTCCATCACCTCGTAGAGGCCGACGCGGCCCTTGTAGCCGGTCTTCAGGCACTTGTCGCAGCCAGTCCCCTTCTTGGGCTTGACCGTTGCCGCATCCTCGCGCGAGAAGCCGACCTGCTCCATCGCCGCCGGCGGCACTTCGTCCTCGATCTTGCAGTTGACGCAGACGCGGCGCACCAGGCGCTGGGCGCAGACCAGGTTGAGCGAGCTCGCCACCAGGAACGGCTCGATGCCCATGTTCATCAGGCGGTTGATGGTGCTGGGGGCGTCGTTGGTGTGCAGCGTCGACAGCACCATGTGGCCGGTGAGCGCGGCCTTGACGGCAATCTCGGCGGTCTCGAAGTCGCGGATTTCGCCGACCAGGATGATGTTGGGGTCCTGGCGCAGGAAGCTGCGCAGCGCGGCCGCGAAGTTGAGGCCGATCGACTCGCGCACCTGCACCTGGTTGACGCCGATCAGGTTGAACTCGACCGGGTCTTCCGCCGTCATGATGTTGGTTTCGGGGGTATTGAGCTTGGCGATCGACGAGTACAGCGTGTTGGTCTTGCCGCTGCCGGTCGGGCCCGTCACCAGGCACATGCCCCACGGCTTGGCGATCTGCGCCTCGAGCTTGGCCAGCGACTCGGGCTCGAAGCCGAGCTTGGTCATGTCGAGCATCAGCTTGCCCTTGTCGAGCAGGCGCATGACGATCTTCTCGCCGAACAGGGTCGGCAGGCACGAGACGCGGAAGTCGATGTCCTTGGCCTGGCCGTTGTCGCTGAAGCGAATCTTGATGCGGCCGTCCTGCGGCAGGCGCTTCTCGGCGATGTCGAGCTTGGCCATGATCTTGATGCGCGAGGTGATCGCATCGCGCATCTTCAGCGGCGGCGCCATGATGTTGTAGAGAATGCCGTCCATGCGGTAGCGGACGCGGTATTCCTTCTCGTACGGCTCGATGTGAATGTCGCTGGCGCCCTTGGAGATGGCCGACATCAGGATGACGTTGACCAGCTTGATGACCGGCGCCTCTTCGCCCTGGCGGGCGAGCATCTCGGCGCTGATCTCTTCGAGGTCGTCCATGACCTCGACGTCGCCGGCGACGTCGGCGAGCATGGTCGGCATCTCGGTCAGCGACCGGGTCGCCATGTCGAGCGCGCTCTCGCCGGTGTCCTGGGGTGCCGCGGTCGCGGTGGCGCCGCCGCGCGAGGACTGGGTCTGCGCCGGGCCGCCGACGCCGTAGTACTTGTCGATCGAGTCGAGCACCGCCGTTTCCGACGCGACCACCGGCTCGACGTTGTAGCCGGTCATGAACTTCACGTCGTCCATGGCGAAGACGTTGGTGGGGTCGGTCATCGCGATCGTCAGCGTCGCGCCGGCGCGGCTGAGCGGGACGATCTGGTACTTGCGGGCGGTCTCGGCGGGCACCAGCTTGATCACCGCCGGGTCGATCTCGAATTGGTTCAGGGCAATCGAGGGCACGCCGTACTGCTTCGACAGCAGCGCGGTGATTTCCTCATCCTTCACGAAGCCCATCTTCACGAGGTTGGCGCCGAGCTTCCCCCCGTTCGTCTTCTGGTAGTTCAGGGCTTCCTGAAGTTGGATCGCCGTGATGCGCTTCTCTTTGAGAAGCAGTTCACCAATCCTGACCGCCATGACTAGCTTTTGATTCCCCCCGATGTCCGCCTAAAGGCGGACGCTACATCGAACTGTGGCGTCCGGCTTTAGCCGGACCATCCCAATGTGGCGTCCGGCTTTAGCCGGACCACTCCTCAAAACGAATACCGCAACCCCAGGCCCCACGACCGCTCGCCGGCGTCGCCACCGGCCCAGTAGCCCTCGAGGTACATCCCCGAGAACATCCATGATGCCCCGGCCGTCATTACGCCGCGCGCCTCGCCGACCGTGCTGCCACGCAGGCCGCCCCGCACGCCAAGACGCCGCGCGAGCCACCACGTCTCCACACCCGCCGCCAGGTCGCGGCGCTCGCCGCTCGGCGTCGCGCGCGTCACCACGTCGCCATCGACCGCGACCACGACCCGCGAATGCCCCGGCCAGCCCGAGCCCCATCCGCCACCCACCCGCACCTCGGTGGCCAACTCCGCCTCCTCGGCGCCGGAGTCGTCCAGTGCAAAGGACGGCGTCGTCAGGTTGCGGGCCGTGACCCCCAGGCGAAACTGCGTGATGGCAAGCATCGCGCTGGCGTCGACATCAACCGTGAACGATTCACCACCCCATACGAACTTGGGCGTCGCCGACACCACTACGTATTCCGTCAGCGACTGCAGCAGGCTGATGGCAAATGTCGAGGTCGTGAACGCGTGCACACTGCGCCGCACTTCTTCTCGGCCTTGGTCGCCCGTCACTGCAGGCCCTGGGGGACGCTCGCCAAAAACCCCCTGCCGGTAGTAGGCCAGGCCCACTGGCGGAAGCGAAATGGCCACCAGCCCGTGATTCAGGCCGTCCCGCGCCCCGGGGCCGTCGGGCTTGAACTCGCCAAACTCCAGATTAACGCTCGCCAGGGCCCCTGTAGCCAGGCCAGCCGGGTTCCAATAAACTGCTGTACCGTCATCGGCGACGCCCACAAACGCCCCGCCCATACCGTTCGCCCGAACCCCGACAGAGGATTGAGCTTCGGCCAGAGTGGACAGTGCCAGGGACAAAACCACGGCAAAGAGCGACCGGTTGAAGGTGTTTGATGGCATGAAATGCTGTTTTTGAGCCTGCAAAACGACCGGATTTCGGAAGGGATGGGCGCGACCGCCCGCCTGCGCAAAGCGCTTCGGCGTGGCAAGTCCATCGTATTCAGCAGTTTGGAAGGCTGTCAAGGAAACCAATGGGCGTCGAGATTCGTATCAAACACCGAAGGATCGGCTACATGCGGCGTGTGTTCGGCGTGCTTTGGCACCCGCGCCAGACCATGAACGACGTGGTCGCCCGCCCGAGCTTTGCGCTCGCGTGGGTGTTCGTGCTCGCCGTGGTGGCCGTGTGCGCATTTGCCCTGCTCTCGACCGCGGTGGGCAAGCAGGCGCTGGTGGACGAACGCGTCCGCGTGATCGAGGCGCTCGGCGGCCGTGTGGACGATGCCGCGTATGGGGCGCTCCAGGCGAAGCCTCCGTGGCTGGTGTATTGGACGAGCGGCGGGCGTTTACTGTTGACGCCGGAAATGACGCTGCTGGTCGCCGTCGGGCTCGTGGCCCTGGCGAGGTTGGACGGGGCCAGGGTGCGGTACGTGACGGCCCTGGCCGTGACGGTGCATGCCACCGTCGTCTTGGCGGTGCAGCAGGTGATTACGACGCCGCTGCATTACGTACGGGAATCGCTGACCAGCCCCACCAACCTCGCGGGCCTCATGCCGATGCTTGACGAAGGCAGCGTGGCGGCCCGGTGGCTCGGGTCGATTGACGTGTTCGGGCTGTGGTGGCTGTGGCTGCTGGCCGTGGGCCTGGCGGCCGCCACCGGCCGGCCGGTCGGGCGCTACGTGGGGCGCCTGCTGATGGCGTATGTAGGAGTGGCGGCGATCGTCGCCGTCACGTTCGCGGTACTTGGGGCTCAGTAAGGGGGACACGTGTTTCGCAGGAAGTGGCTTCTCGTCGTAATCGCGCTGTTGATCATCGGTGGCGGCGCCAGCGCCTTCTTCGCCCGGCGTGGCGATCCCGGCGTGCTGGTCACCGCCGAAAGCATCCAGAAGCGCGATCTTGAAGCGCTGGTCTCGGCCTCCGGCAAGATCGAACCCAAGAAGACGGTGAACATCAGCGCCCAGACGATGGGCCGGGTCACCAACCTGGGGGTCAAGGAAGGCGACCGCGTCAGGGCGGGCCAGTTCCTGCTGCAGATCGACCCGGTCAACCTCGAAGCCTCGGTGCGCCGCGACGAGGCGGCCGTGCAGGGCGCGATCACCGGCCTCGAACAGTCGAAGGCCTCGCTGCAAAGCTCGCGCGCGGCGCTCGACAATGCCCGCGCTTCGCTCAAGCGGCAGCAGGAGCTGTCGGCGGCCGGGCTCACGACGCGCGAATCGCTGGAGCGGGCCGAGACCGACGTCGAGATGCGCGAAAGCGACATGAAGGCGCGCGAACAGGAAATCAAGAACCGCGAGACCATGCTCAACCAGCAGCGCGCTGGCCTGTCGGCCAGCCGCCACACCCTGGCGCAGGTGCGGTTCGAAGCGCCCTTCGATGGCATCGTCACCCGCCGCAACATCGAAGAGGGCGAGAACGTGATGGTCGGCACCATGAACAACGCCGGCACGGTGCTGCTGACGGTTGCCGACATGTCGGTGATCGAGGCCGAAGTGGAAGTCGACGAAACCGACATTCCACTGGTGCAGATGGGCCAGAAGGCCAAGGTCACGATCGACGCCATTCCTAATCAGGTCTTCACCGGCACGGTGACGGAGATTGGCAACAGCCCGATCCAGGCGGCGGGCGCCGGCACCACCCGCACCGCCACCAACTTCAAGGTGGTCGTCACCATCGACGGCCAGATTCCGGACGTGCGGCCGGGGTTCACCTGCACGGCGGAGATCACCACCGCGACCCGCCAGCAGGCGCTGGCCGTGCCGATCCAGTCGCTGACCGTGCGCGAGCTGGTCTACGACGCCCAGGGCAACGTGGTCCCTGAACCGCGTCCGGCGAAACCGGGCTTCCGGTTCGGCCAGGCGGCTACCCCGGCGCCGACGGCGGCCCGTGAGCTGCAGCCCGGCCAGAAGCGCGAAGAGGTGGAGGGCGTGTTCCTGATCCGCGACGGCAAGGCGACGTTCGTGAAGGTCGGGCTCGGCATTGCCGGCGAGCGCTACCTGGAAGTGCTGTCGGGTCTGAAGGAGGGCGACCAGGTGCTGACCGGGCCGTTCGAGTCGGTCCGCACGCTCTACGAGGGCGATCTGGTCAGGACCGCGGCGCCACCGAAGCCAAAGTAGCCAGTAGCCAGTCGCCAGTAGCCGGAAATACCGTGTCGCAGCTCTACGAGTCAATCGTCCTCGCGCTCGATTCGATCTGGGCCAACAAGCTCAGGTCGCTCCTGACGCTGCTCGGCAACATCGTGGCGGTGTCGTCGATCATCACGGTGGTGGCGCTGATCACGGGTGTCAACCTGGCGGTGACCGACGCCATCGTCTCGGACCTCGGGGCCGACTCGTTCACCGTCCAGCGCATGGGCATCACGCAGAACGAGGACGAGTTCGAGCGGATGCGCAACAACCCGCAGGTCACGCTGAAGGATGCCACCGCGATCAAGCGCTTCGGCGAGGCGGTGCAGTCGGTGATGGCCCAGGCGCAGACTGCGACGCGGGTCGCCTACCGGGACGAGGAGCTGGAATCGGTCCAGGTGCAGGGGGTCAGCGCCGAGTATCTTGACTTCACCACCTTCGACGCCGAGCGCGGGCGCATGGTGACCCCCACCGAAGTGAACCGCAAGCGGCAGGTCGCACTCATTGGCTGGGGCGTGGCTGACCGGCTGTTCGGCGCCGCCGACCCGCTCGACAAGACGATCCGGATTGCCGGTGTCCCCTTCAGGGTGGTCGGCGTCAGCAAGAAGAAAGGCGCCGCCTTCGGCCAGTCGCTCGACGAGTTCGTGGTCATCCCGCTCGGGTCGTTCCAGAAGCTGTTTGGGGCACGGCAGTCGCTGCAGATCATGATCAAGCCGCGCGACGCGACCTTGGCCGGGATTGCCAAGGACGAGACGCGGGTCGCGCTGCGGGTCGAGCGCGGCCTGAAACCGGCCGAGCCCGACAACTTCGGCATCGTCGCCTCCGACTCAGTGCTGGGCATCTTCCAGCAGGCCACCGCCGGCATCGCGGTGTTGCTGGTGGGCATTGTCGGGTTGTCGCTGCTGGTCGGCGGCATCGTGATCATGAACATCATGCTGATGGTGGTAAGTGAGCGGACCCGCGAGATCGGCCTGCGCAAGGCGCTCGGCGCCAAGCGCCGCGACATCATGTCGCAGGTGCTGACCGAGTCGATCACTTTGTCGATCGTCGGCGGCATCGTCGGCATCGCGCTCGGCGCGTTGTTCTCGACCATCATCTCGGCGCTCACCCCGGTGCCGTCCGCGGTCGAACTGTGGTCGGTGGCACTCGGCGTCACCATTACGGCGCTGGTCGGCCTGGTGTTCGGCTATTACCCAGCCCGCCGCGCCGCGTCCCTGGATCCCATCGAAGCCTTGCGCCGGGAATAAGCCATGTCCGCCCTTACCAAACAAGTCGCGCTGCTGCGCGAGACGGCCGAGATGGCCATGGGGACGCTGCGCGCCAACAAAATGCGGTCGGCGCTCACGGTGCTGGGCGTGGTCATCGGGGTGACCTCAATTGTCGGCATGACGTCGCTCATCCGCGGCTTCGACTCGTCGCTGCGCGACTCGATCAACTCGCTCGGTCCCAACACCATCTTCGTGCAGAAGTTCGGCGGCCTCAGCTTCTCGTCCGGCGCGTCGTTCATGGAGCTGATGCGGCGTCCGAACCTGACTTTGGCCGACAAGGAGGCGATCGAGCGCCTCGGCACCACGGTCGGCATGACCGACCTGTGGCTCGGCGCCGGTCCGGGCCCGTCGCCGAACGAACGGGTGTTCTATCGCGGCGAGCGCACCCGCCCGCTCGGGATCCTGGGCACCACCGAAAAGTACGTCGAGATCAACTTCGCCGACATGCACGCCGGGCGCTCGTTCACCGAACAGGAAGTGCTGCGCGGACGGGCGGTGGCGGTGATCGGCTACGGGCCCTACGAGGCGTTGTTCGAGAAGCGCGGCCTCGACCCGATTGGCAAGTCGGTGCGCATCGGCAACGTCGAGTACACCGTGCTTGGCGTGGTCGGCAAGCGGCCGGCACCCGGCGGGTTTGGCGGCGCCGACGACTTCGCAATCGTGCCGTACACCGCGTTCCGCAAGCAGTTTGGCCACGAACGCATCCCGCGCGGGAACTTCGGCATGCCGATCATGATCGCGGTGCTGCCCAAGGAAGGCGTCTCGCGCGACGATGCGATGCGCGAAGTCGAGACCATCATGCGCATCCGGCACGGCCTGACGCTCGACAAGCCCAATGATTTCGACCTGGTCACCTCAGACGCCATCCTCGCGGTGTGGGATCAAATCTCGGCCGCGATCCTGTTGTCGCTGGTCGTGATCTCGTCGATTGCCTTGATGGTGGGCGGCATCGGGGTGATGGCGATCATGACCATTTCGGTGACCGAGCGCACCCGCGAGATCGGCGTGCGCAAGGCGATCGGCGCCCGCAAGTTCGAGATCCTGGTGCAATTCCTGATCGAAGCCGTGGTCCTGACCAGCATCGGCGGCATTCTCGGGGTGATCATGGGCAGCGCCATCGGCCTCACCGTCAACCTGATTTCGGGGTTCCCGGTCTCCCTGCCGCTCTGGAGTTTCGCCCTCGGCCTCGGCTTCTCGGCCTCGGTGGGCATCATTTCCGGCATGATCCCGGCCTGGCGCGCCTCGCGCCTCGACCCGATCGAAGCCCTGCGCTACGAATAACGCCTCTCGCTGACGGGAGCAGGCCACGACTTGCCGGGAGTTACCGGAAACTCGTCGGGAATGGCGAAGATCCCGTCGGGACTGCCCCGACTCCCCCGATAAGAGGTGCCCTCCCGACAAGAGGTGCCCTCCCGACAAGCAGTGCCCTCCCGACAGACCTTGATCCCTCTCCCGGCAAGAGGCATATGATGCCTTTATCGGGCGTTTACCGCCCGGGAGGGTACCTCCTATGAAGGTCTACGACGCTGCCAGCATCCGTAACGTGGCCGTGGTGGGGCACGGCGGGTCTGGTAAGACACAACTGGTCTCGGCCCTGTTGTTCGACACCGGAATGATCAACCGCCTCGGCCTGGTCGACGATGGGACGACCACCACCGACTACGACGAAGAAGAAATCGCCCGCAAGCACACGCTCTCGGCCAGCCTCGCCTACGCCGAGTGGAACAAGACCAAGATCAACCTGATTGACACGCCCGGCTTCGGCAACTTCTTTGCCGATGCGCGCGCCGCGCTGCACGTGGCCGACGCCGCGCTGGTGGTGGTCGATGGGGTCGCCGGCGTCGAGGTGCAGACCGAGAAGGCGTGGGCGGTGGCCGAGGAACTGGCGCTGCCGCG is a window encoding:
- a CDS encoding ABC transporter permease, whose amino-acid sequence is MSQLYESIVLALDSIWANKLRSLLTLLGNIVAVSSIITVVALITGVNLAVTDAIVSDLGADSFTVQRMGITQNEDEFERMRNNPQVTLKDATAIKRFGEAVQSVMAQAQTATRVAYRDEELESVQVQGVSAEYLDFTTFDAERGRMVTPTEVNRKRQVALIGWGVADRLFGAADPLDKTIRIAGVPFRVVGVSKKKGAAFGQSLDEFVVIPLGSFQKLFGARQSLQIMIKPRDATLAGIAKDETRVALRVERGLKPAEPDNFGIVASDSVLGIFQQATAGIAVLLVGIVGLSLLVGGIVIMNIMLMVVSERTREIGLRKALGAKRRDIMSQVLTESITLSIVGGIVGIALGALFSTIISALTPVPSAVELWSVALGVTITALVGLVFGYYPARRAASLDPIEALRRE
- a CDS encoding efflux RND transporter periplasmic adaptor subunit, with the protein product MFRRKWLLVVIALLIIGGGASAFFARRGDPGVLVTAESIQKRDLEALVSASGKIEPKKTVNISAQTMGRVTNLGVKEGDRVRAGQFLLQIDPVNLEASVRRDEAAVQGAITGLEQSKASLQSSRAALDNARASLKRQQELSAAGLTTRESLERAETDVEMRESDMKAREQEIKNRETMLNQQRAGLSASRHTLAQVRFEAPFDGIVTRRNIEEGENVMVGTMNNAGTVLLTVADMSVIEAEVEVDETDIPLVQMGQKAKVTIDAIPNQVFTGTVTEIGNSPIQAAGAGTTRTATNFKVVVTIDGQIPDVRPGFTCTAEITTATRQQALAVPIQSLTVRELVYDAQGNVVPEPRPAKPGFRFGQAATPAPTAARELQPGQKREEVEGVFLIRDGKATFVKVGLGIAGERYLEVLSGLKEGDQVLTGPFESVRTLYEGDLVRTAAPPKPK
- a CDS encoding YIP1 family protein — protein: MRRVFGVLWHPRQTMNDVVARPSFALAWVFVLAVVAVCAFALLSTAVGKQALVDERVRVIEALGGRVDDAAYGALQAKPPWLVYWTSGGRLLLTPEMTLLVAVGLVALARLDGARVRYVTALAVTVHATVVLAVQQVITTPLHYVRESLTSPTNLAGLMPMLDEGSVAARWLGSIDVFGLWWLWLLAVGLAAATGRPVGRYVGRLLMAYVGVAAIVAVTFAVLGAQ
- a CDS encoding ABC transporter permease, with amino-acid sequence MSALTKQVALLRETAEMAMGTLRANKMRSALTVLGVVIGVTSIVGMTSLIRGFDSSLRDSINSLGPNTIFVQKFGGLSFSSGASFMELMRRPNLTLADKEAIERLGTTVGMTDLWLGAGPGPSPNERVFYRGERTRPLGILGTTEKYVEINFADMHAGRSFTEQEVLRGRAVAVIGYGPYEALFEKRGLDPIGKSVRIGNVEYTVLGVVGKRPAPGGFGGADDFAIVPYTAFRKQFGHERIPRGNFGMPIMIAVLPKEGVSRDDAMREVETIMRIRHGLTLDKPNDFDLVTSDAILAVWDQISAAILLSLVVISSIALMVGGIGVMAIMTISVTERTREIGVRKAIGARKFEILVQFLIEAVVLTSIGGILGVIMGSAIGLTVNLISGFPVSLPLWSFALGLGFSASVGIISGMIPAWRASRLDPIEALRYE